One window from the genome of Xenorhabdus bovienii SS-2004 encodes:
- the zapB gene encoding cell division protein ZapB, with translation MSFEVFEKLESKVQQAIDTITLLQMEIEELKERNAALSQDIQSAASSHDSLVRENEQFKQEQLAWQERLRTLLGKMEDVQ, from the coding sequence ATGTCATTTGAAGTTTTTGAAAAGCTAGAATCTAAAGTTCAGCAGGCGATTGATACCATAACTCTCCTGCAAATGGAAATTGAAGAACTGAAAGAAAGGAACGCAGCGTTGTCTCAGGATATCCAAAGTGCGGCAAGTAGCCACGACTCGTTGGTGCGTGAGAATGAACAGTTCAAACAGGAACAACTGGCGTGGCAAGAACGTTTGCGGACTTTGCTGGGTAAAATGGAAGATGTGCAGTAA
- the rraA gene encoding ribonuclease E activity regulator RraA codes for MKYDTSELCDIYQEDVNVVEPLFSNFGGRTSFGGQIITVKCFEDNGLLYDVLEENGSGRILLVDGGGSVRKALVDAGLAQLAVSNEWEGIVVYGAVRQVDSLAELDIGIQAMAAIPAGSNSEGIGESDIRVNFGGVTFFSGDYLYADNTGMILSDVPLEIDEEDDEV; via the coding sequence ATGAAATATGATACTTCCGAACTTTGTGATATCTATCAAGAAGATGTGAACGTGGTAGAACCTTTATTCTCCAACTTTGGTGGACGTACTTCATTTGGTGGTCAAATCATCACGGTGAAATGCTTTGAAGACAATGGCCTGCTTTATGATGTGCTGGAAGAAAATGGCAGTGGCCGTATTTTACTCGTTGATGGTGGCGGGTCTGTCCGCAAAGCGCTGGTTGATGCCGGGCTGGCTCAGCTTGCCGTCAGCAATGAGTGGGAAGGCATTGTTGTCTATGGTGCAGTACGTCAGGTCGATTCCCTTGCAGAGCTTGATATCGGCATTCAGGCGATGGCTGCGATCCCAGCAGGCTCTAACAGTGAAGGCATCGGAGAAAGTGATATCAGGGTGAATTTTGGCGGAGTGACTTTCTTTTCCGGCGATTATCTCTACGCTGATAATACTGGCATGATTTTATCAGATGTCCCGTTGGAAATTGACGAAGAAGATGATGAAGTATGA
- a CDS encoding 1,4-dihydroxy-2-naphthoate polyprenyltransferase: MNSTTSISQMQAWLESLRPKTLPLAVAAVVSGSALAAWTGHFKWPVALLALLTAALLQILSNLANDYGDVAKGSDTEKRIGPMRGMQKGVITAEQMKTALKITVLTSCLSGIALITVACNSPSDIIGFLALGVLAIVAAITYTVGTKPYGYMGLGDLSVLIFFGWLSVIGTYYLQANTFDLSTVLPATACGLLSVAVLNINNLRDIESDRQNGKNTLAVRLGAKKARYYHAALLICAILCLAAFTLLHLKSWSGWLFLLAVPLLLKHMWKVLHDQTSEGMRPMLVQMVKAALLTNVLFSIGLVFN, from the coding sequence ATGAATTCAACAACGTCTATCAGTCAGATGCAGGCATGGTTGGAAAGCTTGCGCCCCAAAACGCTCCCACTTGCCGTGGCAGCTGTCGTGAGCGGTTCTGCCCTTGCAGCATGGACAGGCCATTTCAAGTGGCCTGTGGCGTTGCTGGCTTTATTGACTGCTGCCCTGCTGCAAATCCTTTCCAACCTCGCCAATGATTATGGTGATGTCGCTAAAGGCAGCGATACAGAAAAGCGTATTGGCCCGATGCGTGGTATGCAAAAAGGTGTGATTACGGCCGAACAGATGAAAACCGCCTTGAAGATCACTGTGCTGACCTCCTGTTTATCGGGGATTGCTCTCATCACCGTCGCCTGTAACAGCCCAAGCGATATCATCGGCTTTCTGGCGCTGGGAGTACTGGCTATCGTTGCGGCCATCACTTACACCGTGGGAACCAAACCCTATGGCTATATGGGGCTGGGCGATCTTTCCGTCCTGATTTTTTTTGGCTGGCTGAGTGTCATTGGCACCTATTACCTGCAAGCCAATACTTTTGATCTGAGTACCGTGCTGCCAGCAACCGCCTGTGGCTTACTCTCCGTGGCAGTCTTGAATATTAATAACTTGCGCGATATAGAAAGTGATCGCCAAAATGGTAAAAATACGCTGGCCGTCAGGCTGGGAGCAAAAAAAGCCCGCTATTACCACGCAGCTCTGCTGATCTGTGCCATCCTCTGTCTTGCCGCCTTTACACTCCTGCACCTGAAGAGCTGGTCTGGCTGGTTATTCCTGCTCGCCGTTCCCCTGCTGTTGAAGCATATGTGGAAGGTACTGCACGATCAGACATCAGAAGGCATGCGCCCAATGCTGGTACAAATGGTCAAAGCCGCATTATTGACTAATGTTCTGTTTTCCATCGGATTGGTATTTAATTAA
- a CDS encoding MIP/aquaporin family protein — protein MSQTTTPTLSGQCISEFLGTALLVFFGLGCVAAARLAGAQLGLWEISIIWGFGVALAVYLTAGISGAHLNPAVTIALCLFASFDRKKVLPYIIAQMLGGFAAAAIVYMMYYNLFLDYEQVHNIVRGSQESLFTAGVFSTYPASQLSVLHAFIVEIIIAAVLLCLILALTDDGNGIPRGPMAPLLIGILIAVIGGSFGSLTGFALNPARDFGPKLVAYLAGWGDIALTGGRDIPYCLVPLVAPFIGAILGALGYRKLIARHLPRAV, from the coding sequence ATGAGCCAGACCACCACACCAACATTATCAGGTCAATGCATTTCAGAATTTTTGGGTACTGCATTGCTCGTTTTCTTCGGCTTAGGCTGCGTTGCCGCTGCCCGACTGGCAGGTGCACAACTGGGGCTATGGGAAATCAGCATTATCTGGGGCTTCGGTGTTGCCCTCGCTGTTTATCTGACTGCCGGAATTTCAGGTGCACACCTCAATCCCGCAGTCACCATCGCCTTATGCCTTTTTGCCAGTTTTGACAGAAAAAAAGTGCTCCCTTACATCATTGCCCAAATGCTCGGCGGATTTGCCGCTGCCGCCATTGTCTATATGATGTATTACAACCTTTTCCTTGATTATGAGCAAGTTCACAACATTGTTCGTGGTTCACAGGAAAGCCTTTTCACGGCTGGTGTATTCTCCACTTATCCTGCGTCACAGCTATCTGTATTACACGCGTTTATTGTCGAGATTATCATTGCAGCTGTCTTACTTTGCCTGATTCTGGCACTGACAGACGATGGCAATGGCATTCCGCGCGGCCCAATGGCTCCGCTGTTAATCGGCATTTTGATTGCCGTTATCGGTGGTTCATTTGGTTCTTTGACCGGATTTGCTCTGAACCCAGCCCGTGATTTTGGCCCTAAACTAGTCGCTTATTTAGCTGGCTGGGGAGATATTGCCCTGACAGGAGGCAGAGACATTCCTTATTGTCTTGTGCCGTTGGTAGCCCCCTTCATTGGTGCAATTCTAGGCGCACTCGGTTATCGAAAACTGATTGCCCGCCATTTACCGCGTGCGGTGTAA